From a single Oceanobacillus kimchii X50 genomic region:
- the dnaN gene encoding DNA polymerase III subunit beta, with translation MRFTIQRDKLINGVSNVMKAISARTVIPILTGMKIEVKNHGVTLTGSDSDISIEYYIPTEEEGIIHVENIEEGTIILQAKYFPDIVRKLPESTVDIVVDDQLNVRITSGKAEFNLNGQSAEEYPQLPKVQTENSFELPIDLLKSMIKQTVFAVSTMETRPILTGVNMKLVDNLLSFTATDSHRLARREIPVSNAPMEVSQIVVPGKSLNELNKILADSEETVEISVTNNQILFRTKHLNFLSRLLDGNYPETSRLIPEQSKTKIQVKTKELLGTIDRASLLAKEERNNVVKFNAPGNSMIEISSNSPEVGNVVEEITADQMEGEEVKISFSSKYMIDALKAIEYDEVQIEFTGAMRPFIIRPVGDDSILQLILPVRTY, from the coding sequence ATGAGATTTACAATTCAACGAGATAAGTTAATTAATGGTGTATCAAATGTAATGAAGGCCATTTCTGCAAGAACGGTAATTCCAATTTTGACAGGTATGAAAATTGAAGTAAAAAATCATGGAGTTACTTTAACTGGAAGTGATTCTGATATTTCAATTGAATATTATATTCCAACCGAAGAAGAAGGTATTATTCATGTTGAGAATATCGAAGAAGGAACAATTATACTCCAAGCAAAATACTTTCCTGATATTGTTAGAAAACTACCAGAAAGTACCGTTGATATTGTAGTAGATGACCAATTAAATGTACGAATTACTTCTGGAAAAGCAGAATTTAATCTAAATGGACAAAGCGCAGAAGAATATCCACAGTTACCAAAAGTTCAAACAGAAAATAGCTTTGAATTACCAATTGATCTTTTAAAAAGCATGATTAAACAAACCGTATTTGCGGTATCCACAATGGAAACTCGTCCCATTTTAACGGGTGTAAATATGAAACTTGTGGATAATTTACTTTCGTTCACGGCAACAGATAGTCATCGTTTAGCTAGAAGAGAAATTCCAGTTTCCAATGCACCTATGGAAGTATCACAAATTGTTGTACCTGGAAAAAGTCTAAATGAACTAAATAAAATTCTCGCTGATTCCGAAGAGACCGTAGAAATTAGTGTGACAAATAATCAAATTTTATTCCGAACCAAGCACTTAAACTTCCTTTCAAGACTGCTTGATGGAAATTATCCTGAGACTTCTAGACTGATTCCTGAACAGAGTAAGACAAAAATTCAAGTAAAAACTAAAGAATTGTTAGGTACAATTGATCGTGCTTCATTATTGGCAAAAGAAGAAAGAAATAATGTGGTAAAATTTAACGCACCAGGTAATTCAATGATCGAGATCTCCAGTAATTCACCAGAAGTTGGAAACGTTGTTGAAGAGATTACAGCTGATCAAATGGAAGGTGAAGAGGTTAAAATTTCATTTAGCTCTAAATATATGATTGATGCATTAAAAGCAATCGAATATGATGAAGTCCAAATTGAGTTTACTGGCGCAATGCGTCCATTTATCATACGACCAGTAGGAGATGACTCTATCTTACAACTCATCTTACCTGTAAGAACTTATTAA
- the yaaA gene encoding S4 domain-containing protein YaaA, with translation MHEQIQIDTEYITLGQLIKLLNFLESGGMVKTFLQEEGALVNGHLEQRRGRKLYPKDVVEIQGIGSYIVIKED, from the coding sequence ATGCACGAACAAATACAAATAGACACGGAGTATATTACTTTAGGACAATTAATTAAGCTTTTAAATTTCTTGGAATCTGGAGGGATGGTTAAGACTTTCCTTCAAGAAGAAGGTGCCTTAGTAAATGGACATCTCGAACAAAGACGAGGAAGAAAGCTATATCCAAAAGATGTCGTAGAAATTCAGGGCATTGGTTCATATATCGTGATTAAAGAGGACTAA
- the recF gene encoding DNA replication/repair protein RecF (All proteins in this family for which functions are known are DNA-binding proteins that assist the filamentation of RecA onto DNA for the initiation of recombination or recombinational repair.), translated as MHIEKLELTNYRNYDQLEIAFDDQINVIIGENAQGKTNLMEAIYVLSFARSHRTPREKELIQWDKDYAKIEGRITKRNQSVPLQISITSKGKKAKVNHLEQHRLSDYIGSVNVVMFAPEDLTIVKGAPQIRRRFMDMELGQIQPTYIYHLAQYQKVLKQRNHLLKQLQRKPNSDTTMLEVLTDQLIEHASILLERRFIYLELLRKWAEPIHRGISRELEQLEIQYSPTIEVSEEANKEKIGNIYQMKFSDVKQKEIERGTTLVGPHRDDLIFYVNGKDVQTYGSQGQQRTTALSIKLAEIELIYQEVGEYPILLLDDVLSELDDYRQSHLLNTIQGKVQTFVSTTSVEGIHHETLQQAELFRVTNGVVN; from the coding sequence ATGCATATTGAAAAATTAGAACTAACGAATTATCGGAATTATGACCAACTGGAGATAGCATTTGATGATCAAATTAATGTGATTATCGGTGAGAATGCTCAAGGTAAAACCAATTTAATGGAAGCTATTTATGTTCTATCATTTGCACGCAGTCACCGTACTCCTAGAGAAAAAGAATTAATTCAATGGGATAAAGATTATGCTAAAATAGAAGGTAGAATTACAAAAAGAAATCAATCTGTACCGTTGCAAATCTCCATAACTTCCAAAGGAAAAAAAGCAAAGGTCAATCACCTTGAGCAACATCGTTTAAGCGACTATATTGGATCGGTCAATGTCGTGATGTTTGCTCCAGAGGATCTGACAATTGTCAAAGGTGCTCCCCAAATTCGACGACGCTTTATGGACATGGAACTTGGTCAAATACAGCCAACCTATATTTATCATTTAGCCCAGTATCAAAAAGTATTGAAACAACGAAACCATTTATTAAAACAATTACAACGAAAACCAAATTCCGATACGACCATGTTAGAAGTATTAACCGATCAATTGATTGAACATGCTTCTATTTTATTGGAACGACGTTTTATTTACTTAGAATTGTTAAGAAAATGGGCAGAACCGATTCATAGAGGAATAAGTCGAGAATTAGAGCAACTCGAAATTCAATATAGTCCAACAATTGAAGTATCAGAAGAGGCAAATAAGGAAAAAATAGGTAATATATATCAAATGAAGTTTTCTGATGTAAAGCAAAAGGAGATAGAGCGTGGAACCACTTTAGTTGGCCCACATCGAGATGATTTGATTTTTTATGTGAATGGAAAAGATGTTCAAACTTACGGTTCACAAGGTCAGCAGCGCACAACTGCTTTATCGATTAAATTGGCGGAAATAGAGCTGATTTATCAAGAGGTTGGGGAGTATCCTATCTTGCTATTAGATGATGTTCTAAGTGAATTAGATGATTATCGCCAATCGCATTTACTTAATACCATTCAAGGTAAAGTACAAACATTTGTATCAACGACAAGTGTGGAAGGTATTCATCATGAGACATTACAACAAGCAGAGCTATTTCGAGTTACCAATGGTGTAGTTAATTAA
- the remB gene encoding extracellular matrix regulator RemB: MFIHIGNGNVIRTKEIVAIIDCNLLSSSSIVDEMIEAWEKIKKVSGPRKNAKSIMLTEDHVYFSSLSVSTLKKRSSMISTINKLDDYSDELSI, translated from the coding sequence ATGTTTATCCATATTGGAAACGGAAATGTCATTCGAACAAAGGAGATCGTAGCCATTATTGATTGCAATCTACTTTCGTCATCTTCCATTGTTGATGAAATGATTGAGGCTTGGGAAAAAATTAAAAAAGTCTCTGGCCCAAGAAAAAATGCTAAATCGATTATGCTAACGGAAGATCATGTGTATTTTAGCTCATTGTCCGTTTCAACGTTAAAAAAACGTTCAAGTATGATATCCACGATTAACAAACTGGATGATTATTCAGATGAACTATCCATTTAA
- the gyrB gene encoding DNA topoisomerase (ATP-hydrolyzing) subunit B, whose protein sequence is MSMEDKITENQEYGADQIQVLEGLEAVRKRPGMYIGSTSEKGLHHLVWEIVDNSIDEALAGYCDHIEVVVEEDNSITVKDNGRGIPVDIQQKTGRPALEVIMTVLHAGGKFGGGGYKVSGGLHGVGASVVNALSSELEVYVHRDGKVHFLSFKKGVPDGEIEVIGDTDITGTVTHFRPDSEIFTETTEYNFDTLEQRLRELAFLNKGLKISIEDKRTDKEQVTYHYEGGISSYVEFINKNKEVLHEPFFAEGEDQGISVEVAIQYNDGFASSLYSFANNIHTYEGGSHEVGFRSGLTRIINDYAKKNGLIKDGDSNLSGDDVREGMTTIVSIKHPDPQFEGQTKTKLGNSEVRAITDGVFSETFSKFLYENPSIAKIIVEKGLMASRARLAAKKARELTRRKSNLEISNLPGKLADCSSRDASISELYIVEGDSAGGSAKSGRDRHFQAILPLRGKILNVEKARLDRILSNNEVRAMITALGSGVGEEFDISKARYHKIVIMTDADVDGAHIRTLLLTFFYRYMRPLIEHGYIYIAQPPLYQIKQGKTVNYAYNDKELDRILDEIPKAPKPNIQRYKGLGEMNADQLWDTTMDPDTRTLLQVELSDAIDADQVFDMLMGDKVEPRRIFIEENAQYVKNLDI, encoded by the coding sequence ATGTCTATGGAAGATAAAATTACGGAAAACCAAGAATATGGTGCAGATCAGATACAAGTTCTTGAAGGATTAGAAGCAGTAAGAAAAAGACCTGGTATGTATATCGGCTCAACTAGTGAAAAAGGGCTCCATCATTTAGTTTGGGAAATCGTCGATAATAGTATTGATGAAGCATTGGCAGGCTATTGTGACCATATTGAAGTAGTGGTTGAAGAAGATAATAGTATTACAGTAAAGGATAATGGACGTGGTATTCCAGTTGATATCCAACAAAAAACTGGAAGACCGGCACTTGAAGTAATTATGACTGTACTACATGCTGGTGGTAAATTCGGTGGAGGCGGTTATAAGGTTTCTGGCGGATTACACGGCGTAGGGGCATCAGTTGTAAATGCACTTTCTAGTGAATTAGAAGTATACGTACATCGTGATGGGAAAGTTCATTTTCTATCTTTCAAAAAAGGTGTTCCTGATGGAGAAATTGAAGTGATTGGAGATACCGATATTACTGGTACTGTAACTCACTTTAGACCAGATTCAGAAATCTTCACAGAAACAACAGAATATAACTTTGATACATTGGAGCAACGTCTTCGTGAGCTTGCATTTTTAAATAAAGGATTAAAAATCTCGATTGAAGATAAACGTACGGACAAAGAACAAGTGACGTATCACTATGAGGGCGGAATAAGTTCTTATGTTGAATTTATTAATAAAAATAAAGAAGTTCTTCATGAGCCTTTCTTTGCAGAAGGAGAAGACCAAGGGATTTCTGTAGAGGTAGCTATTCAATACAATGATGGATTTGCAAGCAGTTTATATTCATTTGCGAACAATATCCATACGTATGAAGGTGGATCACATGAAGTCGGTTTCCGTAGTGGTTTGACACGTATCATAAATGATTATGCGAAGAAAAACGGTTTAATCAAGGATGGAGATTCGAACTTATCTGGAGACGATGTTCGTGAAGGAATGACAACGATCGTTTCTATTAAGCATCCAGATCCGCAATTTGAAGGACAAACAAAGACAAAACTTGGAAATAGTGAAGTTCGTGCGATTACAGATGGAGTCTTTTCTGAAACATTTTCTAAATTTTTATATGAAAATCCTTCTATAGCAAAAATCATTGTAGAAAAAGGATTGATGGCGTCACGGGCACGTCTTGCAGCAAAAAAAGCAAGAGAACTTACACGTCGTAAAAGTAACTTAGAAATATCGAATTTACCTGGTAAGTTAGCTGACTGTTCCTCACGGGATGCCTCTATAAGTGAACTATATATTGTAGAGGGGGACTCAGCCGGAGGTTCCGCAAAATCAGGAAGGGATCGTCATTTCCAAGCAATCCTCCCATTGAGAGGTAAAATTTTAAACGTTGAAAAAGCACGTTTGGATCGTATTTTATCTAATAATGAAGTACGTGCCATGATAACAGCTTTAGGAAGTGGTGTTGGTGAAGAATTCGATATTTCCAAAGCACGTTATCACAAAATCGTTATCATGACAGATGCGGATGTAGATGGCGCACATATTCGAACATTATTATTAACTTTCTTCTACCGATATATGCGTCCACTTATTGAACACGGCTATATTTATATCGCCCAACCACCACTTTATCAAATAAAGCAAGGAAAAACGGTGAATTATGCGTATAATGATAAAGAATTGGATCGGATATTAGACGAAATTCCAAAAGCACCAAAACCAAATATCCAACGTTATAAAGGTCTAGGAGAAATGAACGCAGATCAATTATGGGATACAACGATGGATCCAGATACTCGTACACTCCTGCAAGTAGAGTTAAGCGATGCGATTGATGCTGACCAAGTATTCGATATGTTAATGGGTGACAAAGTAGAGCCACGTCGAATCTTTATCGAAGAAAATGCACAGTATGTGAAGAACTTAGATATTTAA
- the gyrA gene encoding DNA gyrase subunit A: MADINRPRVSEINISNEMRTSFLDYAMSVIVSRALPDVRDGMKPVHRRILYAMNDLGMHSDKAYKKSARIVGEVIGKYHPHGDSAVYETMVRMAQDFSYRYMLVDGHGNFGSVDGDSAAAMRYTEARMSKISMELIRDINKDTIDYQDNYDGTEREPVVFPARFPNLLVNGTSGIAVGMATNIPPHHLGETIDAVLAVSQNPDITIDEIMENHLPGPDFPTAAQILGRSGIRKAYETGKGSITIRAKLNIEQGKNDKETIIVTELPYQVNKAKLIEKIAELVRDKKVEGITDLRDESDRNGMRIVIELRRDANANVVLNNLYKHTSLQTTFGINMLALVDGQPRVLNIKQCLSYYLEHQKVIIKRRTQFELNKAEARAHILEGLRIALDHLDEVIELIRSSKTADIAREGLMERFKLSEKQAQAILDMRLQRLTGLEREKIEDEYKELKALIEELKAILADEEKVLEIIREELMEIKEKYKEDRRTEIVAGGAGFFEDEDLIPEENIVITLTHQGYIKRLPASTYRTQKRGGRGIQGMGTNEDDFVEHLVSTSTHDTILFFTNKGKVYKAKGYEIPEFSRTAKGIPIINLLQVEKGEWVNAVISVNQFDEEAYLFFTTKHGIAKRTTLEKFRNIRKGGLIAVNLREDDELISVRLTDGQKEIMIATKNGYLIRFEETQIRSMGRTAAGVKGISLRGDDVVVSMEIIEPGSKILHVTNKGFGKQTDEAEYRRINRGGKGVFTCKIDEKTGYVVAVKAVNGDEDLMLITIAGVLIRIQVQDISQTGRNTKGVHLIRLQDGEEVATVTRIEKDEEEVEDIEVVEGETTDSSTESNEDNE; encoded by the coding sequence ATGGCAGATATAAATCGTCCGAGAGTATCGGAAATAAATATAAGTAATGAAATGCGTACATCATTCCTTGATTATGCGATGAGTGTAATTGTATCTCGTGCATTACCAGATGTACGTGATGGAATGAAACCAGTTCATCGTCGTATTCTTTATGCGATGAATGACTTAGGTATGCATTCAGATAAAGCATATAAAAAGTCAGCTCGTATTGTCGGTGAAGTTATTGGTAAATATCACCCACATGGTGATTCTGCTGTATATGAAACGATGGTACGTATGGCTCAAGATTTTAGTTATCGATATATGTTAGTAGATGGTCACGGAAACTTCGGTTCTGTCGATGGTGACTCAGCAGCGGCAATGCGTTATACCGAAGCTCGTATGTCTAAAATTTCCATGGAATTAATTCGTGATATTAATAAAGACACGATCGATTATCAAGATAACTATGACGGTACAGAAAGAGAGCCTGTTGTATTTCCAGCACGTTTTCCTAATTTACTAGTAAATGGTACATCTGGAATTGCAGTTGGTATGGCGACGAATATCCCACCTCATCATTTAGGTGAAACAATTGATGCTGTATTAGCCGTTAGTCAAAATCCTGACATTACTATAGACGAAATAATGGAAAATCATCTTCCAGGACCTGATTTTCCAACAGCGGCACAAATATTAGGACGAAGCGGTATTCGAAAAGCATATGAGACTGGTAAAGGATCGATTACTATTCGTGCGAAATTGAATATTGAACAAGGTAAAAATGATAAAGAAACAATTATTGTCACTGAGTTACCTTACCAGGTTAACAAAGCAAAGCTAATCGAAAAAATAGCAGAATTAGTACGTGATAAGAAAGTGGAAGGTATCACCGATCTGCGTGATGAATCTGATCGTAATGGAATGCGTATTGTCATTGAATTAAGACGTGATGCAAATGCGAATGTTGTACTTAATAATTTATATAAGCATACGTCCCTACAAACTACCTTTGGCATCAATATGCTAGCACTTGTAGATGGACAACCAAGAGTTCTTAATATAAAGCAATGTCTTAGCTACTACTTAGAGCATCAAAAAGTCATCATAAAACGTCGTACGCAATTTGAATTAAATAAAGCGGAAGCACGTGCACATATTCTAGAAGGTCTACGCATAGCACTTGATCACTTGGATGAAGTAATCGAATTAATCCGTAGTTCAAAGACAGCGGATATTGCCCGCGAAGGCTTAATGGAAAGATTTAAGTTAAGTGAGAAACAAGCACAAGCTATCTTAGATATGCGTCTTCAACGTTTAACTGGATTAGAACGAGAAAAAATTGAAGATGAATATAAAGAGCTTAAGGCTTTGATTGAAGAATTAAAAGCAATTTTAGCGGATGAAGAAAAAGTATTAGAAATCATTCGTGAAGAATTAATGGAGATCAAAGAAAAATATAAAGAAGATCGAAGAACAGAAATAGTAGCAGGTGGAGCAGGATTCTTTGAAGATGAAGATCTTATTCCAGAAGAAAATATCGTAATAACGTTAACTCATCAAGGTTATATCAAGCGATTACCTGCATCTACGTACCGCACACAAAAACGTGGTGGACGCGGAATACAAGGAATGGGTACCAATGAGGATGATTTTGTAGAACATCTAGTATCTACTTCTACACATGATACGATCCTCTTCTTTACCAACAAAGGGAAGGTATATAAGGCGAAAGGATATGAAATTCCGGAGTTCAGCCGAACTGCAAAAGGAATACCGATTATCAACCTCCTTCAAGTTGAAAAAGGAGAATGGGTAAATGCTGTAATATCAGTTAATCAATTTGATGAAGAAGCATACTTATTCTTTACAACAAAACATGGAATTGCGAAGCGTACAACACTTGAGAAATTCCGTAATATCCGTAAAGGTGGATTAATTGCTGTTAACCTTAGGGAAGATGATGAACTCATTTCTGTTCGTCTGACTGATGGCCAAAAAGAAATAATGATAGCAACGAAGAATGGTTATCTTATTCGTTTTGAAGAAACACAAATTCGGTCTATGGGACGAACTGCTGCTGGTGTAAAAGGAATTTCCTTACGTGGCGATGATGTCGTTGTTTCCATGGAAATTATAGAACCAGGATCTAAAATTCTTCATGTTACCAACAAAGGATTCGGTAAACAAACCGATGAAGCAGAATACCGTCGTATTAATCGTGGAGGTAAAGGGGTATTTACTTGTAAAATAGATGAAAAGACGGGATATGTTGTTGCTGTGAAAGCAGTAAATGGCGACGAAGACTTAATGTTAATTACTATTGCCGGTGTATTAATCCGAATACAAGTGCAGGACATTTCACAAACGGGTAGAAATACAAAAGGGGTTCACTTAATTCGATTGCAGGATGGTGAAGAAGTAGCTACGGTTACTCGTATAGAAAAAGATGAAGAAGAAGTCGAGGATATTGAAGTAGTAGAAGGAGAAACAACGGATTCATCAACAGAGTCAAACGAAGATAACGAATAG
- a CDS encoding HD-GYP domain-containing protein — protein sequence MKVKTSHLMPGYVLQKDIIGKSNRPIALKGTELTEHQIQMIRKFLIDTVEIDEPLSGNKPSKKVKEQTEEKKAVDNIRSASIQDKENGYKYFLKVYKNVVNVFKEQFLQWQQSMPISIPDLRNAIIPLLEELENIDANVIFSLHHYARSDEYIFHHSVATSLISAFIAKEMGYRRGEWIQVGLAGVLCDCGMAKMDTDVIQKQGSLTSEEFKNIKKHPQTSYAMIKDLPSLTSGVQLAVLQHHERGNGEGYPLGMTLNKVHPYARIIAVADSYHAMATTTCYRKARNLVNVIEELHISTIRLYDPDVVNTFLNIFSNWLENSKVVLNNGITGEIVFVNKQEPTRPIVKSNDSDDIFSLEQLPELYIDKIIG from the coding sequence ATGAAAGTGAAGACTTCACATCTCATGCCTGGATATGTATTACAAAAAGATATTATCGGTAAATCCAATCGGCCAATTGCATTAAAAGGGACAGAACTCACAGAACATCAAATCCAAATGATTCGTAAATTTCTAATCGATACTGTCGAAATTGATGAGCCGTTATCTGGTAATAAACCGAGTAAGAAAGTAAAAGAACAAACAGAAGAAAAGAAAGCAGTAGATAATATTCGTTCTGCTTCTATACAGGATAAGGAAAATGGATATAAATACTTTCTCAAAGTGTATAAAAATGTTGTAAATGTCTTTAAAGAACAATTTTTACAATGGCAACAATCTATGCCTATTTCTATACCAGATTTACGAAATGCTATTATTCCCTTGCTAGAGGAATTAGAGAACATAGATGCCAATGTGATTTTCTCTCTGCATCATTATGCACGTTCTGACGAATACATTTTTCATCATAGTGTAGCAACTTCATTGATATCGGCGTTCATCGCGAAGGAAATGGGCTATCGACGAGGGGAATGGATTCAAGTTGGGTTGGCTGGAGTTCTTTGTGATTGTGGAATGGCGAAAATGGATACAGATGTAATTCAAAAACAAGGATCTTTAACATCCGAAGAATTCAAAAATATCAAAAAACACCCACAAACAAGTTATGCCATGATCAAAGATCTTCCTTCTTTAACAAGTGGAGTACAACTCGCTGTTTTACAACATCACGAACGGGGCAATGGAGAAGGATATCCTTTAGGCATGACGTTAAATAAAGTACACCCTTATGCTCGGATTATAGCAGTTGCGGATTCTTATCATGCAATGGCAACCACGACCTGTTATCGTAAGGCAAGGAATCTCGTGAATGTAATAGAGGAATTACATATTAGCACGATTCGTTTATATGATCCAGACGTAGTGAACACATTTCTGAATATCTTCTCTAACTGGTTAGAAAATTCAAAAGTAGTACTAAATAACGGAATTACTGGAGAAATTGTATTTGTAAATAAACAAGAACCAACACGTCCGATTGTAAAAAGTAATGACAGCGATGATATATTCTCGTTAGAACAGCTTCCGGAATTATATATAGATAAGATAATTGGCTAA
- a CDS encoding YaaC family protein, with product MMETNQLFTHLSAQENAQSFLHKCYQNIDGQTKKSYQNGTTFMHYIQHGIQFYKSGEESSPIVRPVLYFYGMVHLLKGWLLTKRADYPESTALLAHGVTSRKRKRKDYQFFDDEVKIQQQGLFPYFAKHMYHFNPFPLEKATMRLLLANIPELHVLWNYQQRKTLIDIGEINSDQLLFPTSILDRFHLTRNAFVQRIQPFLPPIKRVSEQTTLFRIDLREGIMQANGPFFVHMDNQRLYFPASRDIYFPYSEIIVHYLILYNLSMLCRYETEWWGELMVSKADSAYPMIDHFLEITRRKIPYLIEKELHSIYSACNEK from the coding sequence ATGATGGAAACAAATCAGTTGTTTACACATTTAAGTGCTCAAGAAAATGCACAGTCATTTTTACATAAATGTTATCAAAATATCGATGGACAAACGAAAAAAAGCTATCAAAATGGCACAACGTTTATGCACTATATTCAACACGGCATACAGTTTTATAAAAGTGGAGAAGAAAGCAGTCCAATTGTAAGACCGGTTCTTTATTTTTATGGCATGGTCCATCTCTTAAAAGGATGGTTATTAACCAAGCGTGCGGATTATCCTGAAAGTACTGCATTACTTGCCCATGGAGTAACTTCAAGAAAGCGAAAACGAAAGGATTATCAGTTTTTTGATGATGAAGTCAAGATTCAACAACAAGGACTTTTCCCATATTTTGCAAAACATATGTATCACTTCAACCCTTTTCCTTTGGAGAAAGCAACCATGCGATTATTATTAGCTAACATTCCTGAATTACATGTGTTATGGAACTATCAACAACGGAAAACATTAATTGATATAGGGGAAATTAATAGTGACCAATTATTATTTCCTACATCGATATTAGATCGTTTTCATTTGACACGAAATGCATTTGTACAGCGTATTCAACCTTTCCTTCCACCTATTAAGAGGGTTAGTGAACAAACTACTTTGTTTAGAATCGATTTACGAGAAGGAATAATGCAAGCTAATGGTCCATTTTTTGTTCATATGGATAATCAACGATTATATTTTCCTGCATCACGGGATATTTACTTTCCATACTCGGAAATAATCGTACATTATTTAATTTTGTATAATTTGAGTATGCTTTGTCGTTATGAGACAGAGTGGTGGGGCGAATTAATGGTATCAAAAGCAGATAGTGCTTATCCAATGATTGATCATTTTTTAGAAATTACGAGAAGGAAAATTCCTTATTTAATAGAGAAAGAGCTCCATTCTATTTATTCTGCATGTAACGAGAAGTAA